From the Streptomyces sp. NBC_01216 genome, the window TGCGGATCGGCTCCTGGCCGCGCTGCGCGCCGAGGGCGTCACCGTCGTCGAGCATTTCGGCTGGCGTACCCACAGCCGGAACCACGTCGGCGGCTGGGGCCCGGTCAACGGCGTGATGATCCACCACACCGTCTCCAGCGGCACCGCGTCGTCCGTCGAGCTCTGCTACGACGGCTATGCGGGGCTCCCCGGCCCGCTGTGCCACGGCGTCATCGCCAAGGACGGCACCGTGCACCTCGTCGGCAACGGGCGTGCCAACCACGCGGGCGGCGGCGACCCGTCCGTCCTTGCCGCAGTCGTCGACGAGCGGTACGGGACCCGCCCGCCGACCCCGCATCAGCATCAGGGCAGCGCGGGCGCTGTCGACGGCAACGCCCACTTCTACGGCTTCGAGTGCATCAACCTCGGCGACGGGAAGGACCCCTGGCCCCCGGAACAGCTCGACGCGATCGAGCGCGTCTCGGCCGCTATCTGCCGGGCGCACGGCTGGGGCGCCAAGTCGGTCATCGGGCACCTGGAATGGTCGGACTGGAAGAGCGACCCGCGTGGCTTCGGCATGCCGGGCCTGCGCGACCGGGTCCAGGCCCGCCTCGCCGCCGCCCCCACCAAGACCACGCCCGTACCTGCCCCTGAGGAGGACCCCATGGCCCTGACCGATGCCGACGCACGGAAGGTCGCCGACGCCGTGTGGGCGACACCGCTCGTCTCACCGACCGCGCCGCCAGGCACGTCCCCGCTGCGCACGGCCGGGACTTTCCTTCGCTGGGGTGACCAGCACACCGTCGACATCCTCGCCCGGATCGGCGCACTGTCGGCCGCCGTGACCGCGCTCGCCGAGGTCGGCGGGCTCGACGCATCCGAGATCCAGGCCGCCGCCGAGGCCGGGGCCCGCGCGGCACTCGCCGAGCTCGGCGACCGCCTCACCACCGACCGAACGGATCCTCTCTCATGACCGATGCCACCAAGCGCACCGTACGCACCGTCGTGCAGACCGCCGTCGGCATCGCCGTGGTGCTGCCTGCGATCGTCGACGCCTCGGGCATCCCCGCGTCCCTGCCATGGGTCGCCGGAGCGCTCGCCGTCGCTGGCGCCCTGACACGGGTCATGGCTGTGCCCGCCGTGCAGCGGCTCCTGCCCGGCTGGCTGCTCACTGAGGGTGCGCAGGACCGCGAGTGAGTACGCCGCCGTCGGACCCGGGCGTCTATATCAGCCCGGCGCAGACCTACCAGGAGGTGAGGGGCCTGTCGCAGGCCGTCGGTCGTATCGAGGGCAAGTTGGACCAGGCCCTCAGGGAGAACGCCGACCTGCGCGGCGATGTCCAGGACCACGAGGACAGACTCCGCACGCTCGAGGCCGCTCCCAAGACGACGGATCTCGCGCCCCGGGTCCAGGAAGTGGAGAGACTGGTCTGGCGGGCTGCCGGTGCTGCCGGGGTGGTAGGCGCCGCGGCTGGCATCTTCGTGCCGCTCCTGTTCCGCTGAGCTGCTGCGCCCCCTCTCGCCTGCGGGCGGAGGGGGCGGTTTCGTTGTGTCAGGTGTTGGGCAGGATGCGGTTGATCGTGCTGCGAGACGCACCCGTCGTCTGTTGCACCTCGGTGCGGGTCAGCTCGGCCTCCCCGACCGCCCACGTGATCAGCGGGTCCCGCAGGTCCCGAACCGATGCCCACCCGGCCAGCAGATCCCGAGCCACCGCCCGCGCCAGGCTCTCACCCGGCATCCCGCCCAGGCCCGGCAGCTCCCACGCGGGATGGATCGGCCGCGCGGCCGGGGCCGGAGCGAACGCAAGGGACTTCCGCAGGCCCTCACCGATCTGCCGCTCATGCCGGGCGACGACGAGCCGGGCGAGGGGCGCCATGCCGTAGTCGCTGCCTGGGTCAGCCTGGTCGCACTCCTGCGAGGTAGCCATGGCGCGCAGGGTCGGCGCGTCGACCTCCCCCAGCGGGGCGCCATGGCGCTCGGCGTCGTCCGCCTCGGCGAGCAGGCGCCCGGCGGTGTCGAGGTGGCCGCGCAGCCGCCGCACCACGGCGAGGTACCGCAGCGTCCTCGTCCACGGCTCGATCGCCTCGGCCTCCGCAGCGCCCCGCTCCTCGGCCGCCAGCGTCCCGCCGACTTCGAGCGTGCACACGGCGACCGGCTGGAGACCGTCCATCAGGTCCAGGCGGACGCCGTGCGCCTGCCAGGAGTCCTCCGGCCAGGTCTGGGTGCCGACGGTGCGGATGACGTACACGCCCGTGTCGCGCGCTTCGGTCGTGATCTCCACGGTGGGGTCTCCTTGCTGGGTGTGGGCGGCGGTCAGGCGGCGAGCTGGGTGCGGATCTGGGCGGCGAGGTCGAGGACGTCGTCGACCGAGACGAGCGGGTGCCCGCCGTGGTAGCTGGTGCGCAGCCGGCCGCCCTCGCGGGCCTGCGGGTCGCCGTCCCAGTCGGCGTCATACTGGTCGCAGATGACGATGGTGGTGGTGAGGAAGACGTTGACGGCGTGCGCGCGGTCCCCTGCGTCGGGGATGGTCGCGAGCTTGTTCGCGAGGAGCGCGACCCAGTAGTCGATGCTGATGATGCGGGCGCCGGTGCGGCGGTCGGTGCGGGTCTTGATCCTCGGTGTGATGGTCCGCGGCTCGCCGTAGCCGGGGGTGGTGATGGTGGCGGTGAGGTCGAGGCCCTGGCCGGCCAGTGCCTTCCGGGACGTGGCGGTCCGCATGGCGCCGATGGCGATGCGGCGGGCGAGGGAGGCGGTGTCGATGATCCACCGGCCGGCGGTCTTGGTGGCGGAGATGACGCCGCGTCGACACCAGGCGCGGATGGTGTCGACGGTGACGCGGGCCTGGGTGGCTGCGGTAGCGGTGTTCATCAGATCCCCCTCGCTGTATCGAGTGATACGACTCTAATGTATCGATCGATACATTCGCAAGGGTGGAGTTCAGCCCTACCCAGGGCCTTGCCCGCCGAACGCCATATGTCTACGGCTCATTCGCACACCCCTGGCGCCACACCGCACGACAGGTGCACGCTGTTGGGAGGGCCAAGGCGCGCCCGCGACTCGCGCACCCTGCATAGGCCCTTAGGCTCAACGGATGATCGAGACCATCGCTTTCGACATCGGCGAGACCCTCGTCCGCGACGACCGCTACTGGGCATCGTGGGCCGACTGGCTTGATACACCCCGCCACACCGTGTCCGCGCTCGTCGGCGCAGTCGTTGCCCAGGGCCGCGACAACGCCGACGCCCTCCGCCTTATCCGCCCCGGCCTCGACGTCCGCGCCGAGTACGCAGCCCGCGAGGCCGCCGGACGCGGCGAGCACCTCGACGAGACCGACCTGTACGACGACGTACGCCCAGCGCTCGCCGAACTGCGCAGCCTCGGCGTCCGTGTCGTCATCGCCGGCAACCAGACCGTGAAGGCCGCGCAACTGCTGCGGGCCCTCGACCTCCCGGCCGACCTCATTGCCACGTCGGGGGAGTGGGGCTGCGCGAAACCGTCCTACGAGTTCTTCGCCCGGGTCCTGGCAGCGAGCAGCAGCGCCCCGTACGCCACGCTCTACGTCGGTGACCACCCGATCAACGATGTCTACCCGGCGCGCGCGGCGGGGCTGCTGACGGCGCATCTGCGGCGCGGCCCGTGGGGCTGCCTGTGGGCGGACGACCCCGAGGTCGTGGCGGCGGCCGACTGGAGAGCTGGCTCCCTCGGCGACCTGATCGCGATCGTCCGTGAGCAGAACGGATAGTCGGCTGGGCCCTGTTCGGCATATGCCGGGCAGGGCCGATTTCGTTTGCTGAGGGTCGGCAGGCGGTACCGTTCGCGTGACGCCCGAATGGAGCCGGTATGCCCACCGACACCCCTGACGAGGTAGGCAAGCGGATCGCCGCCACCCGCCAGTCCCGCCGCATGACCCAGAGTGCCCTCGCGCGCGCCTCGTACCTGTCGCTCGCCATGGTCAAATCGATCGAGGGGGGACGGCGGTCGCCATCCGACGCCACCCTCGAATCGATCGCCGCGGCGCTCGGTGTCGACGCCTCCAGGCTGGTCATCGGCCACAGCGGTACGGAACGCCGTGTGCACGCCGCTCTTCCCGAGCTGTCCGCAGTGCTCGCCGCGTACGACATCCCTCTCGGTCCTCCCCGCCGGACCGGCCTCGAGCTCGAGGCCGCCGTCGAGGAAGCCGCCGGCTGGCGCCTGGCCGCGCAGTACGGACGGATCGCCAGCGGGATCCCTGCGCTCCTCCAGGACACCCTCAGTCAGCTGCACGCGACGGGCCGGCCCGAAGCCGCGCGGCTTGTCGTCTCTGCCGCCCGGACAGCGGACGCTGTCGCCTACAAGCACGGTGCGCACGATCTGTCGGCCCGCCTGATCGACCTCATGCGCTGGGCGGCAGCGCGAGCGGACGACCCGCTGCTCACAGCGACCTGCGCCTATGTGCGCACCGAGACGTTCTTCGCGGCCAGCGCCTATCAGGCCGGGCTGCACGCCCTGGAGATGGCCGTCGACGCGGCGCCGCCGCCGGACTCTTCCCGTACGGCCGCGGCGTCCGGCGCCCTGCACATGCGTGCCGCCGTCATCGCGGGACGTGCTGGAGACGCGTCCACGGCCGGTGCTCACCTGGCCACCGCCCGACAGCTCGGGCAACGGGCGCCGGAGGGCGTGTATCAGGGGACGGCGTTCGGCCCGGACTCCGTGCGTATCCACGAGGTCTCCGTGGCCGTGAGCCTCGGAGGAGACCACGTGGGCCGGGCGTTGGACGTCGCAGAGGAATGGAAGCCGCCGGAGAACCTGCCTGATGAGCGCCGCAGCGGGTTCTACATCGAGCTCGCGCGCGCTCAGCTGTGGTCAGGGCTGCCTGGTGACGCCTTCGAGTCGCTGAAGGTCGCGCGGGCCATTGCGCCACAGCACACCCGGGAGCACCCGTGGGCGCGTGCCGACGCGACGACGCTGCGCCGCCTGAAGCGCGCGGACGCTGAGAGTCTCACCAGCTTCGCCGAGTGGATCGGAGCGGTCTGACCTGCTCGGTCAAGGGATACAGGGGTGACACCTTGTACACCTTGTGACCCTTGTCTGCACGCATCATCGGTTCGTCGCAAGAGGAACGGACCGATGGGAGCGTTGCCATGTCGGAAGCCGCACCGCCCCGTCAGGTCACCGGGCGTGTGAGTATCGCGCGTCTGCACGGCAAGGCGTGTTTCTGCTGCGGGGCTGTAACCCGCGAGCTCGCGCCGGCGGGCGCCGTCGTCCTGCCTGGACGCAAGCGCGCATGGCCGATCGTCACCTGCGGGTGTTGTGACCGTCCCCTGATCTGCGACTCCCGTACGGCCCCTCACGAGACCCCGGCGACCGCGCACACGGCCCCGGGGCATGGCCAACGCTGACAAGGAGCGTTCGACGTGAAGCAAAGTACCGCCACTGAGGCCGAGTTCGCAGGCGAGTGCGACGTGCGCCCCCTCGACATCACCATCATGCGGAGCACGGCGCAGCGGACTCTCGCGCTGGGCGAGGCCCCGCCCCTGGCCGAAGACCTTGAGACGCTGACCAGCAGGCTGCGAGGCCACATCCAGCTGCTCCTGCCTGAGGTCCGCGGACTCATCAGCGCCCAGCCCGCGACCGACCAGCCCGCCATGGCCGCGCGGGTCGGCGTTGAGGAGGCGCACCGGCGGCTGACGACGACGAAGGGGTTCGGCCCGGACGCTGCGTACCGGCACGCTGCTCGCCTGGCCCGCTCGGTACACGCCCTGTGTGACCACTACGAGACGCTGAACCCGCCGATTCGCTGACCGGCACGACACCCAGGCGACCGCATTCGGGTCAAAGGTCGCACCCCATGAACGCTCGCCCCGGCCGGTGGACCGGAAGCCCCAGTCGGGGCGAGCTCGAACGCCCCCGCCCCGGTACGCCGTGGCGGGGGCGTGCCGTCCGCAGTGCGCCACGGCACGTAGGACACCGCCCGGCCGAGCACCTCGCCAGGAATCCGGCCGGGCGGCCACCACCCATCGGACAGCAACAGGAGGCAGCGCTTGAGTACCACAACGACAGCTACCGCCAGGGACCCCCGGACACTCATCACCGCGGACGAGTTCTCCGGCGTCGCGGCCACGGTCTTGGACAACAACCCGGGGATGGATCCCGGCGACGCCGACCGCATCGTCGAAGAGGCCCTGAAGTTCGTGGCCGCCGCCGTCATGTTCCCCGGCGGCATGCGCCCGTCCCGCACTGTGGACGAGGGATGGCACGCGCTGATCCTCCACACCCTCGTCTACGCGCGGCTGTGCAAGGACCTTGGCCTGTTCGTGCACCACGTGCCCGAGCGCCCCGACAGGAGCAGGCACAACCCCGGCGCCCTGGAGGAGACACAGTCGCGGATCGTGGCCGCCGGATTCGCGGTGGACCGCACGCTGTGGCTGGGCCCGTCGAACGGCAGTGTCCCGGTCGCTGCCGAGTGCGAGCACACGAGCTGCGGTGACGCCAACTGCGAGCTGAACTGCTCGACCAGCCACCCCAACTGACCACAGCTGACTACGCTGACAGCCGTGAGCACCCAGTGGCAGAGCCCCGAATACGGCAACCTGATCGGTCACCTGGCCGGCCTCCGGCGTCAGCGCCGGTTCCTGTCCACTCGCAGAGGGCCGGGCCGGTGCCGTAGCTGTCACGGCACGCAGCGGGTCGTGATCGTGGACGGAGGGCGCAACGTGACCTACAGCGAGCCGTGCCTCGCCTGCCGCGGTGAGGGGCGTCCGGAGACTGCGCGCCGCACAACGTGACCGCACCCTTGTGTGGCGGCCCTGCCGGGTTCTGACTCAGGCAGGGCCGCTCCTCGTTTCGGTCAGCTCTCCGCAGCCTCCGTAGGCTCCGGCTCGGGTGGCCGCAGGACGAACGTGCCCTTGCTCGGCAGTGTGACCACCAGGCCGCGTTCGCGGAGGGCCTGGACCGCCCGGCGCGCCGTGCCCGGGGCGACACCGTAGGCCGTGGCCATAGCCCGCTCGTTCGGCAGGCGTGCCCCGTAGGGAAGCTGGCCCGACCGGATCTCTGCCTCGACCTGGTCGGCCACGCGCATGTAGACGTACTGGAACTCGGCGCCCGGAAGATCGCTCATGGGCGGAACCTATGGCTCTCCTATACCCCCGGCGTCGGTAGGTGGCGACCTGGGGCGGCATGGAGCGGCCTGTAGCGGATGTTAGGGTTCCGCCGTGCGACGGCGCAGGTCGCACCCACAATCGCCCGTCCCGGGGCAGCTCCGGAAGACTCCCCGGGACGGGCTTCCATGTTCCCCCGGCCGGGTGCCCGCCGGGGAAGCGAAGAGCCCCGCTCGGCCGGATGTCTCCGGCCGGCGGGGCTCTTCGCGGTTCCGCACCCGATCCCGCGATGTACGTACCCTCTTACATTTCTCATCCCAGACGTGCAGACCTTCCTTGGTCTCCACGCACTCCTGGGCGACGCCTGGTCCCATCACCTCGGACAGTCCGTAGATGTCGACCGCGTCGATGGCGAACCGCTCCTCGATCTCGTGCCGCATCCGTTCCGTCCAGGGCTCGGCTCCGAAGATGCCGGTCCGCAAGGAGGTCGACCGAGGATCGACACCCTGGCGTTCGAATTCGTCGAGCAGCGTGAGCATGTACGAGGGCGTGACCATGATGATCTCGGGCCGGAAGTCCTGGATCAGCCGGACCTGGCGGGAGGTCATGCCGCCGGAGGCCGGGACGACGGTGCAGCCGAGCCGCTCCGCGCCGTAGTGCGCGCCGAGACCGCCCGTGAAGAGGCCGTAGCCGTAGGCCACGTGGACCATCTGGCCGGGCCGGCCGCCCGCCGCGCGGAGGGACCGTGCCACCACGTCGGCCCAGACGTCCAGATCGTGGGCGGTGTAGCCGACGACGGTCGGCCGTCCGGTGGTACCGCTGGACGCGTGGACGCGCCGGACCCGCGACCGGTCGACGGCGAACATGCCGAACGGGTACTGCTCGCGCAGGTCCGCCTTGGTGGTGAAGGGGAAACGTGCGAGGTCGGCCAGGGAGCGGCAGTCGGAGGGGTGGAGTCCCGCCTTGTCGAAGGACCTCCGGTAGAAGTCCACGTTCTCGTACGCGTGGTGCAGCGTCGCTCGCAGCCGTTCCAGCTGGAGGGCCTCCAGCTCCGCGCGTCCGAGCCGCTCGCCACTGTCCAGCAGGTCCGTCATGGGCCGTGTGCTCCCGTCCTGTCGCCCCGGAACAGGCGACCGATCATTCGGTGGAGGTCTTCGGGGCCAGTACATCCACTCCGACCCGGTTCCTGGCAAGAGGCGGGCCCGGAATTTCCCGTCCACCCGGTACGGCCGTCACGTCCCGCCCGCCGGCCCGGTGTCCGCCGCGCCCGCGGAAAGTCGCTTGCGCGAGCCTGAACCCGGTGCTGCGGTCCTCGCATGGATCTCCGCGCGACGCTCGCCGCACACGACCGCCGGCTACGTCGGGGGGCGCGCCCCGACGGGCCCGGCAGCCGCATCGAGCGCGACGGGTCCGTCGTGCGTCAGACCGGGCCCGCACACGCCTGGAACGGCGTTCTCTGGTCCCGCGTCGACGAGACCGACGCGGACCGGGTCATCGCCGAACAGATCCGCCACTACGACGCCCTCGGACTCGCCTTCGAGTGGAAGGCGTACGGGCACGACGGCCCCGCCGATCTCGCCCGGCGCCTGCTCGCGGCCGGCTTCACCGCCGGGGAGGAGGAGACCCTGATGGTCGCCGAGACCGCTCGGCTGACCCGGTCCGCCGTACTGCCCGAAGGCGTCGCACTGGTCCCGGTCACCGACGCGGCCGGCGTCGACCTGGTCGCCGAGGTCCACGAACGCGCCTTCGGCACGGACCGTTCGCACCTCGGCCGCCGCCTCCGCGAGCAGCTCGCGAGCGCGCCCGGCGAGGTCGCGGCGGTGCTCGCCACGGCCTACGGCGAGCCGGTCGCCGCCGCCCGCCTGGAGCTGTACCCCGGCACGGACTTCGCCGGTCTGTGGGGCGGCGGCACCGTGGACTCCTGGCGGAGCCGGGGGGTGTTCCGTGCCCTGGTCGCCTATCGCGCCCGCATCGCCGCCGCGCGCGGCCACCGCTACGTCCACGTCGACGCGGTGGACACCAGCCGGCCGATCCTCCTGCGCCTCGGCTTCGTCCCGCTCACGACCACGACGCCCTACGCGCACGCCCCCGTCCGTCCCGAGGGCCCCGGGCATCCGCCGGCATGCCGGAGGAGTTCGCCGGACCTCCTCGGCCGGTCCGGTTCAGGCGTGCGCGTTCCAGTGCGCGGGACGCTCGAGCCCCTGGGGCAGCCGGGTCGCCCGGTCGCCGCGCGCCGCGTTCAGCTGGGGCTGGGTGAGGAAGAGCGCGCCGGTCAGGTCCGCCCCCGACAGGTCGGCGTCCCTCAGGTCCGCGCCGATCAGGTCGGCCAGGGAGAGGTCCGCGCCGGAGAGGTCGGCCGCGATCAGCAGCGCGCCGCGCAGGTCGGCGCCGCGGAGCTTCGCCCCGCGCAGCCGGGCGCCCATCAGATCGGCGTTCCGGCGGTCCTTGGGCCTGCCGCCCGCCGCCGCCCGTGCCAGCGCGCTCGACCGGGCCAGCAGCGGATGGACCTCGGCCCGGACGTCCGTCAGGTCGAGTTTCTCGAGCAGGTCGGCGGAGCCCTGCGTGAGCCGCTCGACCCGGCTCAGGGCCCGGCGCAGCTCGTCGTGTACCGGACGGGCCGCGGGCAGGGCGAGCGCCTCGCCGAGATGGCGTGCGGTCTCCTGGAGGCGGAGCATCACCAGGAACACGCCGAACATCTGTTCCGAGGTCTCGGGCGCCTCGCGCCAGGAGACGCCGCCGAAGGTGAC encodes:
- a CDS encoding peptidoglycan recognition protein family protein — protein: MAIPLTADRLLAALRAEGVTVVEHFGWRTHSRNHVGGWGPVNGVMIHHTVSSGTASSVELCYDGYAGLPGPLCHGVIAKDGTVHLVGNGRANHAGGGDPSVLAAVVDERYGTRPPTPHQHQGSAGAVDGNAHFYGFECINLGDGKDPWPPEQLDAIERVSAAICRAHGWGAKSVIGHLEWSDWKSDPRGFGMPGLRDRVQARLAAAPTKTTPVPAPEEDPMALTDADARKVADAVWATPLVSPTAPPGTSPLRTAGTFLRWGDQHTVDILARIGALSAAVTALAEVGGLDASEIQAAAEAGARAALAELGDRLTTDRTDPLS
- a CDS encoding pentapeptide repeat-containing protein: MSDPLRGDCANCFGLCCVALPFARSADFARDKSPGEPCGNLRTDFRCGIHTKLRPSGFSGCTVFDCFGAGQKVSQVTFGGVSWREAPETSEQMFGVFLVMLRLQETARHLGEALALPAARPVHDELRRALSRVERLTQGSADLLEKLDLTDVRAEVHPLLARSSALARAAAGGRPKDRRNADLMGARLRGAKLRGADLRGALLIAADLSGADLSLADLIGADLRDADLSGADLTGALFLTQPQLNAARGDRATRLPQGLERPAHWNAHA
- a CDS encoding HAD family hydrolase, producing MIETIAFDIGETLVRDDRYWASWADWLDTPRHTVSALVGAVVAQGRDNADALRLIRPGLDVRAEYAAREAAGRGEHLDETDLYDDVRPALAELRSLGVRVVIAGNQTVKAAQLLRALDLPADLIATSGEWGCAKPSYEFFARVLAASSSAPYATLYVGDHPINDVYPARAAGLLTAHLRRGPWGCLWADDPEVVAAADWRAGSLGDLIAIVREQNG
- a CDS encoding helix-turn-helix domain-containing protein translates to MPTDTPDEVGKRIAATRQSRRMTQSALARASYLSLAMVKSIEGGRRSPSDATLESIAAALGVDASRLVIGHSGTERRVHAALPELSAVLAAYDIPLGPPRRTGLELEAAVEEAAGWRLAAQYGRIASGIPALLQDTLSQLHATGRPEAARLVVSAARTADAVAYKHGAHDLSARLIDLMRWAAARADDPLLTATCAYVRTETFFAASAYQAGLHALEMAVDAAPPPDSSRTAAASGALHMRAAVIAGRAGDASTAGAHLATARQLGQRAPEGVYQGTAFGPDSVRIHEVSVAVSLGGDHVGRALDVAEEWKPPENLPDERRSGFYIELARAQLWSGLPGDAFESLKVARAIAPQHTREHPWARADATTLRRLKRADAESLTSFAEWIGAV
- a CDS encoding DUF6415 family natural product biosynthesis protein; amino-acid sequence: MKQSTATEAEFAGECDVRPLDITIMRSTAQRTLALGEAPPLAEDLETLTSRLRGHIQLLLPEVRGLISAQPATDQPAMAARVGVEEAHRRLTTTKGFGPDAAYRHAARLARSVHALCDHYETLNPPIR
- a CDS encoding helix-turn-helix domain-containing protein, giving the protein MNTATAATQARVTVDTIRAWCRRGVISATKTAGRWIIDTASLARRIAIGAMRTATSRKALAGQGLDLTATITTPGYGEPRTITPRIKTRTDRRTGARIISIDYWVALLANKLATIPDAGDRAHAVNVFLTTTIVICDQYDADWDGDPQAREGGRLRTSYHGGHPLVSVDDVLDLAAQIRTQLAA
- a CDS encoding GntR family transcriptional regulator; this encodes MSDLPGAEFQYVYMRVADQVEAEIRSGQLPYGARLPNERAMATAYGVAPGTARRAVQALRERGLVVTLPSKGTFVLRPPEPEPTEAAES